From a region of the Mycobacterium sp. SMC-8 genome:
- a CDS encoding MFS transporter: protein MATVVTDRAEAQTQNLRQIATASYVGSAIEFYDFFIYGTAAALVFPTVFFPELGHVMATTASLGAFAAAFLARPLGAAVFGHFGDRISRKQTLVVTLLLMGFATVGVGLIPSTASIGVAAPLLLIALRLVQGFAVGGEWAGAVLMTAEHAPEERRGFYGMFTQLGLGTALVLSNLVFLVVHLGFGGANEAFLQWGWRIPFLLSAVLIATALFIRLRIRESPVFDEAETQQGAPLAELIRRQGRQVLLAGGAAICAPMLVFQAGTFFTHYAAEHMDYSANLVLLVNVIGGLCAVGFAAVWAVLSDTYGRRRVTALGYALAAPWAFAVFPLIATEDHVVFGVAIVLTYALIGVCMGPLAAFLPEIFAARYRYTGAALSHTLGGVIGGALPPVISPMLMATYGGAAIALMMGGLAVVSLVCVTALPETAQRRRPTRR from the coding sequence ATGGCAACAGTGGTGACCGACCGCGCCGAGGCGCAGACGCAGAACCTGCGGCAGATCGCGACGGCAAGCTACGTCGGCTCGGCGATCGAGTTCTACGACTTCTTCATCTACGGCACCGCCGCCGCGCTGGTGTTTCCGACGGTCTTCTTCCCCGAACTGGGCCACGTCATGGCCACCACAGCGTCGCTGGGTGCGTTCGCGGCGGCGTTCCTGGCCCGTCCCCTCGGCGCCGCGGTGTTCGGTCACTTCGGCGACCGGATCAGCCGCAAGCAGACCCTGGTGGTGACGCTGCTGCTGATGGGGTTCGCCACCGTCGGCGTCGGGCTGATTCCGAGCACGGCCAGCATCGGTGTCGCGGCACCGCTGCTGCTGATCGCGCTGCGGCTGGTGCAGGGTTTCGCCGTCGGCGGTGAGTGGGCGGGCGCGGTGCTGATGACGGCCGAGCACGCACCCGAGGAGCGGCGTGGTTTCTACGGCATGTTCACCCAGCTGGGTCTCGGCACAGCGCTGGTGCTGTCGAATCTGGTCTTCCTGGTGGTGCACCTCGGCTTCGGCGGCGCCAATGAGGCGTTCCTGCAATGGGGTTGGCGGATCCCGTTCCTGCTCAGCGCCGTGCTGATCGCCACCGCCTTGTTCATCCGGCTGCGGATCCGGGAGTCCCCGGTCTTCGACGAGGCCGAGACGCAGCAGGGCGCGCCGCTGGCGGAGCTGATCCGCCGGCAGGGCCGTCAGGTGCTGCTGGCCGGGGGTGCGGCGATCTGCGCTCCGATGCTGGTGTTCCAGGCGGGGACGTTCTTCACGCATTACGCCGCTGAGCACATGGACTACTCGGCCAACCTGGTGCTGCTGGTCAACGTGATCGGCGGGCTGTGCGCCGTCGGCTTCGCGGCCGTCTGGGCCGTTTTGTCCGACACCTACGGCCGACGCCGGGTGACGGCGCTGGGCTACGCGCTGGCCGCGCCGTGGGCGTTCGCGGTGTTCCCGCTGATCGCGACCGAGGACCACGTGGTGTTCGGCGTGGCTATCGTGCTCACCTACGCGTTGATCGGTGTCTGCATGGGTCCGCTCGCGGCGTTCCTGCCGGAGATCTTCGCCGCCCGCTACCGCTACACCGGTGCGGCGCTGTCACACACCCTCGGCGGAGTCATCGGCGGCGCGCTACCGCCGGTGATCTCGCCGATGCTGATGGCGACGTACGGCGGCGCGGCGATCGCGCTGATGATGGGCGGCCTGGCGGTGGTCAGCCTGGTCTGCGTGACGGCGCTGCCCGAAACGGCGCAGCGCCGACGCCCTACTCGCCGGTGA
- a CDS encoding MarR family winged helix-turn-helix transcriptional regulator: protein MEGIIGGRTASDTPGLDIAEQRAWQNFLDAALRMYATMNRSLTDEHGLTLNDVRLLDMLAKSPTGSARMGDVAEALMSLPSRVTRQIHRLEVQGLVSRGASPDDGRGVLASITPEGRMALSTAMQTYGAAVRAHFLDRLSRPQVTAMGENCRRISVGLKNGAPHAKIGRV from the coding sequence ATGGAGGGGATCATCGGGGGGCGCACGGCGAGTGATACGCCTGGCCTCGACATAGCTGAGCAACGGGCGTGGCAAAACTTTCTGGACGCCGCGCTGCGAATGTACGCGACCATGAACCGGTCGCTCACCGACGAGCACGGGCTGACACTCAACGACGTGCGGCTGCTCGACATGCTGGCCAAATCACCGACCGGGTCCGCCCGGATGGGTGACGTCGCCGAGGCGTTGATGTCGCTGCCCAGCCGGGTGACGCGTCAGATCCACCGTCTGGAGGTGCAGGGGCTCGTCAGCCGCGGCGCCAGTCCGGACGACGGACGTGGGGTGCTCGCGAGCATCACGCCGGAGGGGAGAATGGCGTTGTCCACCGCGATGCAGACCTATGGCGCCGCGGTGCGCGCGCACTTCCTGGACCGGCTGAGCCGCCCACAGGTCACGGCGATGGGCGAGAACTGCCGCCGGATCAGCGTCGGCCTGAAGAACGGCGCGCCGCACGCCAAGATCGGCCGCGTCTAG
- a CDS encoding NAD(P)H-quinone oxidoreductase: MHAIVADNSSNKLTWQSVPDVAPAAGEVLIQVSAAGVNRADLLQAAGKYPPPPGASQIIGLEVSGIVAEVGDGVTEWSTGQPVCALLAGGGYAEFVAVPAGQVMPVPQGVPLPYAAGLPEVACTVWSNVVMTAGLAAPELLLVHGGASGIGTHAIQVAKALNCRVAVTAGSPNKLDLCAELGADITVNYHDDDFVDVVRDAGGADVILDIIGAKYLDRNIDALAPGGRLVIIGMQGGAKAELNIGKLLAKRGSVIATALRSRPVDGPGGKTEIVAEVITHVWPMIADGQVRPVIGAQFPITEAQAAHELLESGDVSGKVILRVDV; encoded by the coding sequence ATGCATGCGATCGTGGCGGACAACTCCTCGAACAAGCTGACCTGGCAGTCTGTCCCAGACGTCGCCCCTGCCGCGGGGGAAGTTCTCATTCAGGTTAGTGCCGCCGGCGTCAATCGCGCGGACCTGTTACAGGCGGCCGGCAAGTATCCGCCCCCGCCGGGAGCCAGTCAGATCATCGGGCTGGAGGTGTCCGGCATCGTCGCCGAGGTCGGCGACGGTGTGACCGAGTGGTCGACCGGGCAACCGGTGTGCGCTTTGCTGGCCGGAGGCGGCTACGCCGAGTTCGTCGCCGTCCCGGCCGGTCAGGTGATGCCCGTCCCGCAGGGTGTCCCGCTCCCCTACGCGGCCGGACTGCCGGAGGTGGCGTGCACGGTGTGGTCGAACGTGGTCATGACGGCCGGCCTGGCCGCGCCTGAACTTCTGCTGGTCCACGGCGGTGCGAGCGGTATCGGCACACACGCCATCCAGGTCGCGAAGGCGCTGAACTGCCGGGTGGCGGTGACCGCCGGTTCGCCCAACAAACTCGATCTGTGCGCCGAGTTGGGCGCCGACATCACCGTCAACTACCACGACGACGACTTCGTCGACGTGGTCCGCGACGCCGGCGGGGCAGACGTGATCCTCGACATCATCGGCGCGAAGTATCTGGACCGCAACATCGACGCGCTCGCCCCCGGCGGCCGGCTGGTGATCATCGGCATGCAGGGCGGCGCCAAGGCCGAGCTGAACATCGGCAAGCTGCTGGCCAAACGCGGCAGCGTGATCGCGACCGCCCTGCGCTCCCGGCCGGTGGACGGGCCCGGCGGGAAAACCGAGATCGTCGCCGAGGTCATCACGCATGTGTGGCCGATGATCGCCGACGGGCAGGTGCGACCCGTCATCGGCGCCCAGTTCCCGATCACCGAGGCCCAGGCCGCCCACGAACTCCTGGAATCCGGCGATGTATCCGGGAAAGTGATTCTGCGCGTTGATGTTTAG
- a CDS encoding cysteine desulfurase-like protein, producing the protein MAYDVARVRGLHPSLGDGWVHLDAQNGMLLPDSVGRAVSTAFRGSMPTTSSAHPAARRSAAVLAAARQAVADLVNADPAGVVLGADRAVLLTSLADAASARVGLGYELVVSRLDDEANIAPWLRAANRFGAKVKWAEVDIETGELPSWQWEGLVTRPTRLVAITSASSTLGTVTELSEVTKLVHEVGGLVIVDHSAAAPYRLFDFDETDADVVAVNALAWGGPPIGALVFRDPSTIDAFGSVSLNPYASGAARLELGSHQFGMLAGVVASIEYLASLEDSAQGSRRERLLVSMQSASVHMSALFEYLLTSLRSLPTVTVIGNPEVRIPVLSFAIDNVPAERVVQRLADNGILAIANVSSRVLELIGVNDIGGAVTIGLAHYNTAAEIDQLVRALASLG; encoded by the coding sequence ATGGCATACGACGTCGCCCGGGTGCGCGGACTGCACCCCTCACTGGGCGATGGCTGGGTGCATTTGGACGCCCAGAACGGCATGTTGCTGCCCGATTCCGTGGGCCGTGCCGTGTCCACCGCGTTCCGTGGATCGATGCCCACCACCTCCAGCGCGCACCCCGCCGCGCGGCGCAGCGCGGCCGTCCTGGCCGCCGCCCGGCAGGCCGTGGCCGATCTCGTCAACGCCGACCCCGCCGGTGTCGTGCTGGGCGCCGACCGTGCGGTCCTGCTGACCTCGCTGGCCGATGCCGCGTCGGCCCGGGTCGGGCTTGGTTACGAACTGGTGGTCAGCCGCCTCGACGACGAGGCCAACATCGCCCCGTGGCTGCGCGCCGCCAACCGGTTCGGCGCGAAGGTCAAGTGGGCCGAGGTCGACATCGAGACCGGGGAGCTGCCCTCCTGGCAGTGGGAGGGGCTGGTCACCCGGCCGACCCGACTGGTGGCGATCACGTCGGCGTCGTCGACGCTGGGCACGGTCACCGAACTCAGCGAGGTGACCAAGCTGGTGCACGAGGTCGGCGGTCTGGTGATCGTCGACCACTCCGCGGCAGCGCCCTACCGCCTTTTCGACTTCGACGAGACCGATGCCGACGTGGTGGCGGTCAACGCGCTGGCGTGGGGCGGCCCGCCGATCGGGGCGCTGGTGTTCCGCGACCCGTCGACCATCGACGCGTTCGGCTCGGTGTCGCTGAACCCGTACGCGAGCGGTGCGGCGCGCCTGGAGCTGGGATCGCACCAGTTCGGGATGCTGGCCGGGGTGGTGGCCAGCATCGAATACCTTGCCTCCCTTGAGGATTCGGCGCAGGGATCGCGGCGCGAGCGGCTTTTGGTGTCGATGCAGTCGGCCTCGGTGCACATGAGCGCGCTGTTCGAGTACCTGTTGACGTCACTGCGGTCGCTGCCGACGGTCACCGTGATCGGCAATCCCGAGGTGCGGATCCCGGTACTCAGCTTCGCGATCGACAACGTGCCCGCCGAGCGGGTGGTGCAGCGGTTGGCCGACAACGGCATCCTGGCGATCGCGAACGTGAGTTCGCGGGTGCTCGAACTCATCGGCGTCAACGACATCGGCGGCGCGGTGACCATCGGGCTGGCGCACTACAACACCGCGGCGGAGATCGATCAGCTGGTGCGCGCGTTGGCGTCGCTGGGCTGA
- a CDS encoding bacterial proteasome activator family protein has protein sequence MSINSDDDNIEVIGEGEIEAERGSDGKSLSDLVEQPAKVMRIGTMIKQLLEEVRAAPLDEASRERLRDVHRTSIQELEEGLAPELRDELERLTLPFTEDAVPSDAELRMAQAQLVGWLEGLFHGIQTALFAQQMAARQQLEQMRQGALPPGMAMPGQRGGQGHGTGQYL, from the coding sequence ATGTCTATCAACAGCGACGACGACAACATCGAGGTCATCGGCGAGGGCGAGATCGAGGCAGAGCGCGGATCCGACGGCAAGTCGTTGTCCGACCTCGTCGAGCAGCCCGCGAAGGTGATGCGAATCGGCACGATGATCAAACAGCTGCTGGAGGAGGTGCGGGCGGCTCCGCTGGACGAGGCGAGCCGCGAACGGCTGCGCGATGTGCACCGCACCAGCATCCAGGAGCTTGAGGAGGGGCTGGCCCCCGAACTGCGCGACGAGCTGGAGCGGCTGACCCTCCCGTTCACCGAGGACGCCGTCCCGTCGGACGCCGAGCTGCGCATGGCCCAGGCTCAGCTGGTCGGCTGGCTGGAAGGCCTGTTCCACGGCATCCAGACCGCGCTGTTCGCCCAGCAGATGGCGGCCCGGCAGCAGCTCGAGCAGATGCGTCAGGGCGCCCTGCCACCCGGCATGGCGATGCCCGGTCAGCGTGGCGGCCAGGGACACGGCACCGGCCAGTACTTGTGA
- a CDS encoding ABC transporter ATP-binding protein has translation MTSSTEPYIQTRNAWVEFPIFDAKTRSLKKAFLGKAGGTIGRNASNVVVIEALRDITMSLKMGDRVGLVGHNGAGKSTLLRLLSGIYEPTRGVATVRGRVAPVFDLGVGMDPEISGFENIIIRGLFLGQTRKQMMSKIDEIAEFTELGDYLSMPLRTYSTGMRVRLAMGVVTSIDPEILLLDEGIGAVDAEFLKKAQSRLADLVARSGILVFASHSNEFLARLCNTAMWIDHGTIKMEGEIEDVVRAYEGEDAARHVREVLEENARENRSA, from the coding sequence GTGACCAGTAGCACCGAGCCCTACATCCAGACCCGCAACGCGTGGGTCGAGTTCCCGATCTTCGACGCCAAGACGCGGTCGTTGAAAAAGGCCTTCCTCGGCAAGGCCGGCGGGACGATCGGGCGCAACGCGTCCAACGTCGTCGTCATCGAGGCGTTGCGCGACATCACGATGTCGCTGAAGATGGGCGACCGGGTCGGCCTGGTCGGGCATAACGGGGCCGGCAAATCGACGTTGCTGCGGCTGTTGTCGGGCATCTACGAACCGACCCGGGGCGTGGCCACGGTGCGCGGCCGGGTGGCGCCGGTGTTCGATCTGGGCGTCGGGATGGACCCCGAGATCTCCGGCTTCGAGAACATCATCATCCGCGGGCTCTTTCTCGGGCAGACGCGGAAACAGATGATGAGCAAGATCGACGAGATCGCCGAGTTCACCGAACTCGGTGACTACCTGTCGATGCCGCTGCGCACATACTCCACCGGCATGCGGGTGCGGTTGGCCATGGGCGTGGTGACGAGCATCGATCCGGAGATTTTGCTGCTCGACGAGGGCATCGGGGCCGTCGATGCGGAGTTCCTCAAAAAAGCGCAGTCGCGGCTGGCCGACCTCGTCGCACGGTCAGGCATCCTGGTGTTCGCCAGCCACTCCAACGAGTTCCTGGCCCGCCTGTGCAACACCGCGATGTGGATCGACCACGGCACCATCAAGATGGAGGGCGAGATCGAGGACGTCGTCCGCGCCTACGAAGGCGAGGACGCAGCCCGGCACGTGCGCGAGGTGCTCGAGGAGAACGCGCGGGAGAACCGGTCTGCATGA
- a CDS encoding glycosyltransferase — translation MTEKVVAVVVTHRRPDDLAKSLDALTSQTRRPDHLIVVDNDADDYVRDLVAGQPIPATYLGSKRNLGGAGGFALGMLHALSLGADWIWLADDDGRPGDNEVLATLLACATEHGLAEVSPMVCNLDDPDRLAFPLRRGLKWRRLVSELQVDGQGDLLPGIASLFNGALFRASTVEAVGVPDLRLFIRGDEVELHRRLVRSGLPFGTSLLTSYLHPCGTEEFKPILGGRMHTQYPDNDTKRFYTYRNRGFVLSQPGLRKLLPQELLRFGWYFLVSRRDPAGFREWIRLQRLGRRERFGPHQGERSDGKSE, via the coding sequence ATGACCGAGAAAGTTGTTGCCGTCGTAGTCACCCATCGCCGTCCTGACGACCTGGCCAAGTCGCTGGACGCGCTGACCTCACAGACCAGGCGGCCCGATCACCTGATCGTGGTCGACAACGACGCCGACGATTACGTACGGGATCTTGTTGCCGGACAACCGATCCCGGCCACCTACCTGGGATCGAAGCGCAACCTCGGCGGCGCGGGCGGTTTCGCCCTCGGCATGCTGCACGCGCTGAGCCTGGGCGCGGACTGGATCTGGCTGGCCGACGACGACGGCCGGCCAGGGGACAACGAGGTGCTGGCCACCCTGCTGGCGTGCGCGACCGAGCACGGCCTGGCCGAGGTGTCTCCGATGGTGTGCAACCTCGACGACCCCGACCGGCTGGCCTTCCCGCTGCGCCGCGGCCTGAAGTGGCGCCGGCTGGTGAGCGAGCTGCAGGTGGACGGTCAGGGTGACCTGCTGCCCGGCATCGCGTCGTTGTTCAACGGGGCGCTGTTCCGCGCCTCGACCGTCGAGGCGGTGGGGGTGCCCGACCTGCGGCTGTTCATCCGCGGCGACGAGGTCGAACTGCACCGCAGGCTGGTTCGCTCGGGTCTGCCGTTCGGCACGTCCCTACTCACCAGCTACCTGCATCCCTGCGGCACAGAGGAATTCAAGCCGATCCTGGGAGGCCGGATGCACACCCAGTACCCCGACAACGACACCAAGCGCTTCTACACCTACCGCAACCGCGGCTTCGTGCTGTCGCAGCCCGGTTTGCGCAAACTGCTCCCCCAGGAGCTGCTTCGCTTCGGGTGGTACTTCCTGGTGTCCCGGCGCGACCCGGCCGGGTTCCGGGAGTGGATTCGCCTGCAGCGCTTGGGCCGACGCGAGAGATTCGGACCACACCAGGGCGAGCGAAGCGACGGGAAAAGCGAATGA
- a CDS encoding ABC transporter permease — MTIMDAAAQSRTLRRAWGDLVAGFGKRELWLHLGWQDIKQRYRRSVLGPFWITIATGTTAVAMGGLYSMLFKLELSEHLPYVTLGLIVWNLINASILEGADVFVANEGLIKQLPTPLSVHVYRLVWRQMLLFAHNIIIFVIIAIIYPKPWSWTDLAVIPALVLIALNCVWVALCFGILATRYRDISPLLGSLVQLLFFMTPIIWNESTLQAQGAGGWAKIVELNPLLHYLDIVRAPLLGADQELRHWVVVLVLTVVGWGFAALAMRQYRARVPYWV, encoded by the coding sequence ATGACGATCATGGATGCCGCCGCACAGTCCCGGACGTTGCGTCGGGCGTGGGGCGATCTGGTCGCCGGGTTCGGCAAGCGGGAGCTGTGGCTGCACCTGGGCTGGCAGGACATCAAACAGCGCTACCGGCGTTCGGTGCTGGGCCCGTTCTGGATCACCATCGCCACCGGAACCACCGCGGTCGCGATGGGCGGGCTGTACTCCATGCTGTTCAAACTGGAGCTGTCCGAACATCTTCCGTACGTGACACTCGGGCTGATCGTCTGGAACCTGATCAACGCCTCCATTCTCGAAGGCGCTGACGTCTTCGTCGCCAACGAGGGGTTGATCAAGCAATTGCCGACCCCGCTGTCGGTGCACGTCTACCGGCTGGTGTGGCGGCAGATGCTGTTGTTCGCGCACAACATCATCATTTTCGTGATCATCGCGATCATCTATCCGAAGCCCTGGTCGTGGACCGACCTGGCCGTGATCCCGGCGCTGGTGTTGATCGCACTGAACTGCGTCTGGGTCGCACTGTGTTTCGGCATCCTGGCCACCCGCTACCGCGACATCAGCCCGCTGCTGGGCAGCCTGGTGCAGCTGTTGTTTTTCATGACGCCGATCATCTGGAACGAGTCCACACTGCAGGCCCAGGGAGCGGGCGGGTGGGCCAAGATCGTCGAGCTCAATCCGCTGCTGCACTACCTGGACATCGTGCGCGCCCCGCTGCTGGGCGCCGACCAGGAGCTCCGGCACTGGGTGGTGGTGCTGGTGCTGACCGTCGTCGGCTGGGGCTTCGCCGCGCTGGCGATGCGCCAGTACCGCGCGCGGGTGCCCTACTGGGTGTGA
- a CDS encoding pyridoxamine 5'-phosphate oxidase family protein has translation MDATTTPDAPVTELTETESWQQLGSVSLGRLVTTVNGWTEIFPVNFVVQNHTLLFRTAEGTKLLTAALNEYVLFEADDHNAVEGWSVIVRGKALLLSTSNEIAEARRAGLYPWIATQKERFVRITPQSMTGRRFVFGPEPDGTALVS, from the coding sequence ATGGACGCGACAACGACCCCGGACGCCCCGGTCACCGAGCTCACCGAGACCGAGAGCTGGCAGCAGCTCGGCAGCGTGTCACTGGGCAGGCTGGTGACTACCGTGAACGGCTGGACCGAGATCTTCCCGGTCAACTTCGTCGTGCAGAACCACACGCTGCTGTTCCGGACCGCCGAGGGCACCAAACTGCTGACCGCCGCGCTCAACGAGTACGTGCTGTTCGAGGCTGACGATCACAACGCCGTCGAGGGCTGGAGCGTGATCGTGCGGGGCAAGGCGCTCCTGCTGTCGACCTCCAACGAGATCGCCGAGGCGCGCCGTGCCGGGCTCTACCCGTGGATCGCGACGCAGAAGGAGCGGTTCGTACGCATCACGCCACAGTCGATGACGGGCCGGCGGTTCGTCTTCGGTCCCGAACCGGACGGCACCGCCCTGGTCAGCTGA